In Bacillus sp. DX3.1, the following proteins share a genomic window:
- a CDS encoding PQQ-dependent sugar dehydrogenase, translating to MIKVKVSLRPIVSKINLPTVLKTTILPGDSIERLFIATQVGEIFYIGNGVIRTFLDIRPRIIKLGNSELGVSGSGYDERGLLGLAFHPEFYYNGLFYLHYSVAATQGPGALPESFKPNPCDPRTLNLRWINRETQYDHIDTVEEWILQSNGQPQKRRTLLNIRRPFFNHNGVNSLNFSPETGKLVLTTGDGGAGYDPFNLSQDDMEIAGKIIEIDVVKNTFIYNPPVVTRFNELPAPIQETLTVIAKGVRNIPGISFQRFYNQYIKYVGNVGQDLVESIFSFVHYKPIPVTQLIQASLMRSKPDQEGFINFGWRGWEGAFPTSFIRGCSANPTLDEKTIAYYNESVKTSVRRLQPLTSYFHKDPRPDKFGGTALTGVQSYMGNGIPNLTGSVVFTDLAQNEESRPPVRGVLAYTRVSTDCKPNDFSVIETDYNFGSQSAYYVNLGTNLDQTRLYLGVYGSMKVTDFNQGTVFEIVP from the coding sequence TTGATAAAAGTTAAGGTTAGTTTACGACCCATTGTAAGTAAGATAAATTTACCCACCGTTTTGAAAACAACTATACTTCCGGGTGACTCAATTGAAAGATTATTTATTGCAACCCAGGTAGGAGAGATCTTTTACATAGGAAACGGAGTTATAAGGACTTTTTTAGATATTCGCCCGCGAATCATAAAATTAGGTAATTCTGAACTAGGTGTTTCTGGTAGTGGATATGATGAACGGGGATTGCTAGGGCTAGCGTTTCATCCAGAATTTTATTATAACGGTCTGTTTTATCTTCATTATTCAGTAGCTGCAACACAAGGTCCAGGGGCTCTTCCTGAATCTTTTAAGCCTAACCCGTGTGATCCCAGAACTTTAAACCTAAGGTGGATAAATAGAGAAACTCAATATGATCATATTGATACAGTTGAAGAATGGATTTTACAATCGAATGGTCAACCTCAAAAACGACGGACATTACTTAACATAAGAAGACCATTTTTTAATCATAATGGTGTCAATAGCTTAAACTTTTCACCTGAAACCGGAAAACTTGTTTTAACAACCGGAGATGGTGGAGCAGGCTATGATCCATTTAATTTAAGTCAGGACGATATGGAGATAGCTGGTAAAATAATTGAAATTGATGTAGTTAAGAATACATTTATCTATAATCCCCCCGTAGTCACACGTTTTAATGAACTTCCCGCACCTATTCAGGAAACGCTTACGGTAATTGCCAAAGGGGTTCGCAATATACCAGGCATTTCATTTCAAAGGTTTTATAATCAGTATATCAAATATGTGGGAAATGTCGGACAAGATTTGGTAGAGTCGATTTTTTCGTTCGTTCATTATAAACCAATACCGGTTACTCAGCTTATTCAAGCTTCTTTAATGAGATCTAAACCTGACCAAGAAGGATTTATTAACTTTGGCTGGCGAGGGTGGGAAGGTGCTTTTCCTACTTCGTTTATAAGGGGCTGTTCTGCAAATCCGACTTTGGATGAGAAAACAATTGCTTATTACAATGAATCAGTAAAAACTTCAGTGAGGCGTCTTCAGCCTTTAACTAGTTATTTTCATAAAGATCCCCGACCCGATAAGTTTGGAGGAACTGCACTTACAGGAGTCCAGTCATATATGGGGAATGGAATCCCCAATTTAACGGGAAGCGTCGTGTTTACCGATCTTGCCCAGAATGAAGAATCTCGACCTCCGGTTAGAGGGGTTTTAGCTTATACCAGGGTAAGTACAGATTGTAAACCAAATGATTTTAGTGTTATTGAAACCGATTATAATTTTGGGTCTCAATCAGCTTATTATGTTAATTTGGGAACGAATCTGGATCAAACCAGACTATATTTAGGGGTTTATGGCTCTATGAAAGTGACTGATTTTAACCAAGGTACTGTTTTTGAAATTGTTCCATGA